The following proteins are encoded in a genomic region of Mahella australiensis 50-1 BON:
- a CDS encoding cell wall-binding repeat-containing protein — MYKKTLALIAIFALLLTLMTGMVTMPAFAAGTYQRLAGADRYETSAAISRKGWESTDAVVIACGENFPDGLAGGPLAYKYNAPLLLVQKNQIPVPILKEIQRLKPQKAYILGGPGVVSDSIKQTLEDKGISVERVYGVDRTVTAAEIAKIIGAPDGKAVIASGLNFPDALAAAPVAAKNGWPILFVSGSTIPTATKDALTALNINQVDIIGGIGVVPSDIEVKLIEMGMDTKRLSGYNRELTSLDIAKTYFEPGDGIILATGRSYADALSVSPFAAKIGQPVILCSTDSVASKIRTTAKETGLTTDEVTVVGGIGAVSQKAVNKLFSPPDSQIVNYDWDLTEAVQNGMTPVFTEQASKIEAYYNAAQNILSSIIVPGMSDYEKEKAIHDYIINNTRYDIENYDNDTIPPDSYSPYGALINHVAVCQGYAEATDLLLNMAGIESKVISGEANNGEITGGHAWNIVKIDGKYYHVDTTADDPVSSSGKNILRYDYFNLSDEEIGKDHFWDKENYPACPKPGPHPKYDNRRYPTSY; from the coding sequence ATGTACAAAAAAACACTTGCTCTAATTGCGATTTTCGCCCTTTTATTAACGTTGATGACAGGCATGGTTACTATGCCGGCTTTTGCAGCAGGTACTTATCAACGGCTAGCCGGTGCCGACAGGTACGAAACATCAGCAGCTATAAGCCGGAAAGGCTGGGAAAGCACCGATGCCGTAGTGATAGCCTGTGGCGAAAACTTCCCGGACGGGTTAGCAGGAGGTCCCCTGGCATACAAATATAACGCGCCGCTTCTGCTCGTACAGAAAAACCAAATTCCGGTACCAATTTTAAAAGAAATCCAGCGTCTCAAGCCGCAAAAAGCATACATATTAGGCGGGCCGGGCGTAGTGTCTGACAGTATTAAACAAACACTGGAGGATAAAGGCATATCTGTTGAGCGCGTATATGGTGTTGACAGAACGGTCACCGCAGCTGAAATAGCAAAGATTATAGGTGCTCCGGATGGCAAAGCAGTGATAGCATCCGGTCTTAACTTCCCTGATGCGTTAGCTGCCGCACCTGTTGCAGCTAAGAACGGCTGGCCGATACTGTTTGTTTCAGGTTCGACTATCCCGACTGCTACTAAAGATGCACTAACAGCACTTAATATAAATCAGGTTGATATAATAGGCGGGATCGGTGTTGTACCGTCAGATATAGAAGTTAAGCTTATTGAGATGGGTATGGATACCAAAAGATTATCCGGTTATAATCGTGAGCTTACATCACTCGATATAGCCAAAACGTATTTCGAGCCGGGAGATGGCATAATATTAGCCACAGGCCGGAGTTATGCTGATGCGCTATCAGTATCACCATTTGCTGCTAAAATTGGCCAGCCCGTTATTTTGTGCAGTACAGATTCCGTTGCCAGTAAGATCCGGACAACAGCTAAGGAAACCGGATTAACAACCGATGAAGTGACAGTGGTAGGCGGCATAGGTGCAGTATCTCAAAAAGCTGTAAACAAACTATTTTCGCCGCCGGATTCTCAAATTGTAAATTATGACTGGGATTTAACCGAAGCCGTCCAAAACGGTATGACTCCCGTATTTACCGAACAAGCTTCTAAAATAGAGGCATATTATAATGCTGCACAGAATATACTGTCGTCAATAATCGTACCAGGGATGTCTGACTATGAGAAAGAGAAGGCAATTCATGACTATATAATTAACAATACTAGATATGATATAGAGAATTATGACAACGATACCATCCCACCGGATTCATACAGCCCATACGGCGCTTTAATCAATCACGTAGCAGTATGTCAAGGATATGCCGAAGCAACGGATCTGCTGCTTAACATGGCCGGGATAGAGAGTAAGGTAATATCTGGCGAGGCAAACAACGGCGAAATAACAGGAGGTCATGCCTGGAATATAGTTAAAATCGACGGCAAGTATTATCATGTGGATACCACGGCGGATGATCCCGTTTCTTCGAGTGGCAAAAACATTTTGAGATACGATTATTTTAACTTAAGTGATGAGGAAATAGGCAAAGACCATTTTTGGGATAAAGAGAACTATCCGGCATGTCCCAAGCCCGGACCACATCCCAAATATGACAACAGGAGATATCCGACATCTTATTAG
- the cptIN gene encoding type III toxin-antitoxin system CptIN family toxin, which produces MKFQEGYAYHIKDAYFDKVQDDKLMQNKENGTYRPTYLCMEDPKNKGLLWVVPMSTKIAKYKAIYDKQVAKYGKCLTIVLGEFDGRKSAFLLQNMFPITDQYIDHIHTRNGNPVPIKYSIAQEVHSNMQQLHQLIRKGKTVVFPDIKRLENLMLEELHQIHTASQEAAPSVTENTTSTMSSIKDQITAAQVKADQHNSNQSQKKVEKENHPAR; this is translated from the coding sequence ATGAAGTTTCAAGAAGGCTATGCTTACCATATAAAAGATGCTTATTTTGATAAAGTGCAAGATGATAAACTAATGCAAAATAAAGAAAATGGCACTTATCGGCCAACTTACCTTTGTATGGAAGATCCAAAAAACAAAGGTTTATTATGGGTTGTCCCTATGAGCACAAAAATAGCAAAATATAAGGCTATATACGATAAGCAAGTTGCAAAATATGGTAAATGTCTTACGATCGTTTTGGGTGAGTTCGATGGAAGAAAATCAGCTTTTTTACTGCAAAATATGTTTCCTATTACTGACCAGTATATAGATCATATTCACACAAGAAATGGCAATCCTGTACCTATAAAATACTCTATTGCACAAGAAGTACATTCCAACATGCAACAACTTCATCAGCTTATACGCAAAGGTAAAACTGTAGTATTTCCAGATATAAAGCGGCTTGAAAATCTTATGTTAGAAGAATTACATCAAATACATACAGCATCACAAGAAGCTGCGCCATCTGTAACAGAAAATACCACTTCTACAATGTCATCAATAAAAGACCAAATAACCGCAGCACAAGTTAAAGCCGATCAACATAACAGTAATCAGTCTCAAAAAAAAGTAGAAAAAGAAAACCACCCAGCTCGTTAA
- a CDS encoding ribonuclease HI family protein has protein sequence MGKKKHRSGIKRDNYQYTVNVDGACAGNPGLMGIGGVIVKSGETIHSFSEAKGFGTNNEAEYLAVITALEYMIPLCPESVIIISDSQLVVNQINGIYGINYPHLAKLFNRVQTLIKQIGCPVDIVWASREDNKEADALASAAAGMPMAPISDNGSINLWIPDPDYRPDANKLTELPELNWECERGIRDIVRMGGKAKFGEYAALRTGGFDGYSKIDTELLKYYISVRFGQDAVDWLVDAVGEETEYARKVFRWAARGLPPDMALKKVSVDTEITANAVNKRRVVSYD, from the coding sequence TTGGGAAAGAAGAAACACCGGTCGGGTATCAAAAGAGACAATTATCAATATACAGTTAACGTTGACGGTGCATGTGCCGGTAATCCCGGGCTTATGGGCATAGGCGGGGTTATTGTCAAAAGCGGCGAAACGATACATAGTTTCTCCGAAGCCAAAGGTTTCGGCACAAACAACGAAGCTGAATACCTTGCCGTCATAACCGCTTTGGAATACATGATTCCGCTATGTCCCGAATCGGTTATAATAATATCCGACTCGCAACTGGTGGTTAACCAGATAAACGGCATATACGGCATCAACTACCCACACCTGGCAAAGCTTTTTAACAGGGTCCAAACCCTTATTAAGCAGATCGGTTGTCCTGTTGATATTGTATGGGCTTCCAGGGAGGACAACAAAGAGGCTGATGCTCTTGCCAGTGCGGCAGCCGGTATGCCAATGGCTCCTATTTCGGATAACGGCAGTATTAACCTTTGGATACCCGATCCCGACTATCGGCCTGATGCGAACAAACTGACCGAACTGCCCGAACTTAACTGGGAATGCGAAAGAGGTATAAGAGATATTGTACGTATGGGCGGTAAGGCAAAATTCGGAGAGTATGCAGCATTGAGGACAGGCGGGTTTGACGGATACAGCAAAATCGATACGGAACTGCTAAAATACTACATATCTGTCCGGTTTGGGCAAGATGCGGTAGACTGGCTTGTCGATGCGGTCGGCGAGGAGACCGAATATGCCCGGAAGGTTTTCCGCTGGGCGGCAAGAGGGCTTCCCCCTGATATGGCTCTTAAGAAGGTATCGGTAGATACCGAGATAACAGCTAATGCTGTCAATAAAAGGAGAGTAGTGTCATATGACTGA
- a CDS encoding tyrosine-type recombinase/integrase, whose amino-acid sequence MFDHLDEFKNELLRQEKSLHTVRAYVSDVTEFIKWLTDMLGTEYSPDKITSVDIQEFRSYLHNIRQNKPTSVNRKLTALEQYCSVLESMGIIKNNPAIGVKKMRYQKQSQVEALDNKDLYKLKRMFYMEANKRDIAIFELMINTGLREAEVCNLQLSDVIVSDRKGTVIVRSGKGEKYREVPLNIDARKAITAYLEVRPDRGNYLFVSNKSDRLSESQLYRIIRKYADMADVNVYPHKLRHTFATKLLRDGGVDLVTVKELLGHTSINTTAIYTKANKQDMEKAVEKLET is encoded by the coding sequence ATGTTTGATCACCTTGACGAGTTCAAAAATGAGCTGCTGCGGCAGGAGAAATCACTTCATACCGTGCGGGCTTATGTATCCGACGTAACCGAGTTCATTAAGTGGCTTACGGATATGCTGGGAACAGAATATTCACCTGATAAGATAACCAGTGTAGATATACAGGAGTTTCGCAGTTATCTGCATAATATCAGGCAAAACAAGCCGACCAGCGTAAACAGGAAGCTAACTGCATTAGAACAGTATTGTTCTGTCTTGGAATCTATGGGCATAATTAAAAATAATCCGGCAATCGGTGTAAAAAAGATGCGGTATCAGAAACAATCGCAGGTTGAGGCATTGGACAATAAAGACCTTTATAAGCTCAAAAGAATGTTTTATATGGAAGCCAATAAACGGGATATAGCCATATTTGAGCTTATGATAAATACCGGCTTGCGGGAAGCTGAGGTATGTAACCTGCAATTGAGCGATGTAATCGTGAGCGACCGGAAAGGCACAGTAATCGTAAGATCGGGTAAAGGCGAGAAATACCGTGAGGTACCGCTTAATATTGATGCCCGTAAAGCTATCACAGCCTATCTTGAAGTACGGCCGGACCGCGGCAATTACCTGTTTGTCAGCAATAAGTCAGATAGGTTGTCGGAAAGCCAATTGTACAGGATAATACGTAAATATGCCGATATGGCAGATGTGAATGTTTATCCGCATAAGCTCAGGCATACCTTTGCAACTAAACTGCTGCGTGACGGTGGTGTAGACCTGGTAACCGTTAAGGAACTGCTGGGCCATACAAGTATAAACACAACGGCAATTTATACAAAAGCCAATAAACAGGATATGGAAAAAGCTGTTGAAAAACTTGAAACATAG
- a CDS encoding ArdC family protein, with protein sequence MSKENIAEALQKIEQGIEACLDDERWKQYIALMSRLPNYSYGNIMLILAQKPDATMVAGYNAWKAQGRYVKKGEKGIAILAPMIKKAKADAKVNVRDIKTYSTVLSVGPMNNTPADNGIENQKERIITGFRIVYVFDVSQTDGNPLPELPIQKLSGDSGLYERLLYACPYMVRETADLSGANGTFNPVSKEIKILQGLEEAQKAKTLIHEWAHGILHASQVPNISRKQGELEAESVAYAVCSALGLDTSGYSFWYLSSWGKENAIKMIKASADRIQKAVDEILTRVTAVVPEMATEA encoded by the coding sequence ATGTCAAAAGAAAACATAGCAGAGGCGTTGCAAAAAATAGAACAGGGCATAGAAGCATGTTTGGATGATGAACGTTGGAAACAGTATATAGCTCTTATGTCCCGGTTGCCAAACTACAGCTATGGAAATATTATGCTCATCCTGGCACAAAAACCTGATGCCACAATGGTAGCAGGGTACAACGCTTGGAAAGCACAGGGCAGATACGTCAAAAAAGGAGAGAAAGGCATAGCTATTTTAGCGCCGATGATAAAAAAAGCAAAAGCTGATGCCAAAGTCAATGTCCGTGATATAAAGACATATTCCACAGTATTGTCTGTGGGTCCCATGAACAATACTCCGGCTGACAACGGCATTGAAAATCAAAAAGAACGCATAATAACCGGTTTCCGCATCGTTTATGTATTTGATGTCAGCCAAACCGACGGAAACCCATTGCCCGAATTGCCGATACAAAAGCTTTCAGGTGACAGCGGCTTATATGAGCGATTGCTTTATGCTTGCCCATATATGGTTCGTGAAACAGCTGATCTAAGCGGTGCCAATGGTACTTTTAACCCGGTTAGCAAGGAAATTAAAATACTTCAAGGTTTGGAAGAAGCACAGAAAGCTAAAACTCTTATCCATGAATGGGCGCATGGTATTCTGCACGCTAGCCAAGTACCGAACATAAGCAGAAAACAAGGAGAACTCGAAGCCGAATCAGTTGCATATGCGGTATGCAGTGCATTAGGCTTGGATACTTCAGGCTACTCTTTTTGGTATCTTTCCAGTTGGGGCAAAGAAAACGCTATTAAGATGATTAAGGCCTCAGCAGACAGGATACAAAAAGCGGTAGATGAGATATTAACCCGTGTAACGGCAGTTGTACCCGAGATGGCTACGGAAGCATGA
- a CDS encoding host-nuclease inhibitor Gam family protein → MSQDTLTSETLLFPDDETEGNEEWRITNDLTADWAIAKIKAARADLERKERLAAEKIAEVQRWIEGERQKTKHKVKKQQPVFRRDNETLLQWLRNNQPTYIRTKEEPDWASIKEQLAIAGEKAVYRDTGEVVSGIEVEQQPDKFIVE, encoded by the coding sequence ATGAGTCAGGATACATTAACCTCGGAAACACTGCTGTTTCCGGACGATGAAACTGAGGGTAATGAGGAATGGCGTATCACCAACGATCTGACTGCTGATTGGGCTATAGCCAAAATCAAAGCAGCTAGAGCCGATCTGGAACGCAAAGAACGGCTGGCAGCTGAGAAGATAGCCGAGGTTCAGCGCTGGATTGAAGGAGAACGCCAAAAAACCAAGCATAAGGTCAAAAAACAGCAGCCGGTGTTCAGACGCGATAACGAAACACTACTGCAGTGGCTGCGTAATAACCAGCCGACTTATATTAGAACTAAAGAAGAGCCGGACTGGGCAAGTATCAAAGAGCAGCTTGCTATTGCTGGAGAGAAGGCTGTTTACCGCGATACCGGCGAAGTTGTGTCGGGTATTGAAGTAGAACAGCAGCCGGATAAATTTATAGTAGAATAA
- a CDS encoding DUF6166 domain-containing protein, with protein MANCVVCGRKLTNPSSAKRGMGPVCYSRYLKRQETEVRQEKFADIYLKNIGNGDIVLKRIDGRPATNVPHRQVRHSTTGYEWGYNGSGPADLSLNILLMFVDAEVADFLHQDFKQEYIAVLPEEGGIITRNDILHWIARKYGNYQLKFVI; from the coding sequence ATGGCTAACTGTGTTGTATGTGGGCGTAAGCTTACAAATCCGTCATCGGCAAAAAGGGGCATGGGTCCTGTCTGTTATAGCCGGTACTTGAAACGGCAGGAAACCGAAGTCAGGCAGGAGAAATTCGCCGATATCTACTTAAAAAATATAGGTAACGGCGATATTGTGTTGAAACGCATTGACGGCAGACCGGCAACTAACGTGCCGCATCGACAGGTACGCCACAGCACGACAGGTTACGAGTGGGGGTACAATGGCAGTGGTCCGGCCGATTTGTCGTTAAACATCCTCTTAATGTTTGTCGATGCAGAAGTTGCAGATTTTCTGCATCAGGACTTCAAACAGGAATATATCGCTGTTCTGCCTGAGGAAGGCGGAATCATAACCCGCAATGACATTCTGCATTGGATTGCCAGAAAATACGGCAATTACCAACTGAAATTTGTCATCTAA
- a CDS encoding VWA domain-containing protein: MPMPEDLQAARLRLVKERPYLASAALALHPVEKPGLETMAVDQYWRLYYDPVVVERWTAEEMSGVLYHEICHLIRDHASRMKNLDHTIANIATDAEINDDLIHEGVKLPENPVTPASIRQPDNLLAEEYYAALEAKAEHISLLRAGVCDNPADENKTGMQTPAPCAGRCGSCATGQQESWEDDPPDSSNGINQAEAELIRRDTAVQIIHASKSCGNIPAHLVRWANAKLQPKVDWRREMASVVRNAVAQVSGTVDYSYNRPNRRQGQFRDNKIILPSLCQPIPEVAIVVDTSGSISNDMLTKALAEVSGVLKSCGSRGVTVLATDASVHTCKKVFNVKQVNLVGGGGTNMGSGIEAALKLKPRPQVVIVLTDGYTPWPGIPPQKAKVIVGMMSDQEAPAWAKTIKIA, encoded by the coding sequence ATGCCTATGCCGGAAGACCTGCAGGCTGCTCGCCTGCGGTTAGTAAAAGAGCGTCCATACCTGGCATCCGCTGCATTGGCGCTTCATCCGGTCGAGAAACCGGGATTGGAAACCATGGCAGTAGACCAGTACTGGCGGCTGTATTACGATCCGGTGGTAGTTGAGCGCTGGACAGCAGAAGAAATGTCCGGTGTGCTCTACCACGAGATCTGCCATCTAATCAGGGATCATGCTTCACGAATGAAAAATCTCGATCACACTATCGCAAATATCGCGACAGATGCGGAAATAAACGACGATTTGATTCATGAAGGTGTGAAACTGCCTGAGAATCCGGTTACGCCGGCCAGTATCAGACAGCCTGACAACCTGTTGGCAGAAGAATATTACGCTGCTTTAGAAGCTAAGGCGGAACATATCTCATTGCTGCGAGCTGGTGTGTGCGACAACCCGGCTGATGAGAACAAGACCGGAATGCAAACACCGGCGCCTTGTGCCGGCCGATGCGGTTCATGCGCAACAGGTCAGCAGGAGTCATGGGAAGACGATCCTCCTGACTCGAGCAATGGTATAAATCAAGCCGAAGCGGAGCTTATACGCCGGGATACCGCTGTGCAAATAATCCATGCATCAAAAAGTTGTGGCAACATACCGGCGCACTTGGTACGCTGGGCAAATGCCAAACTACAGCCTAAGGTAGACTGGAGGCGTGAGATGGCATCTGTTGTACGAAACGCTGTAGCACAGGTAAGCGGTACTGTAGACTACAGTTACAACAGGCCAAACAGGCGGCAAGGGCAGTTTCGTGATAACAAAATAATACTCCCGTCGCTATGCCAACCAATACCCGAGGTGGCTATAGTGGTGGATACATCGGGCAGTATATCAAACGATATGCTAACCAAAGCGTTAGCCGAGGTATCAGGAGTACTCAAAAGCTGCGGGTCCCGTGGAGTCACTGTACTAGCCACAGATGCCAGTGTTCACACGTGCAAAAAAGTATTTAACGTAAAGCAGGTGAACTTGGTAGGCGGAGGCGGTACAAATATGGGCAGCGGAATAGAAGCGGCATTAAAGCTTAAACCGCGACCGCAGGTTGTAATAGTACTTACTGACGGCTATACACCATGGCCCGGCATACCGCCACAAAAAGCCAAAGTAATAGTTGGCATGATGAGCGACCAAGAAGCACCGGCCTGGGCAAAGACTATTAAAATAGCCTAA